Proteins encoded within one genomic window of Acinetobacter sp. WCHA55:
- a CDS encoding YcgN family cysteine cluster protein gives MSNELRPEFWKHYALTELSPAEWEALCDGCGLCCLVKLEDEESQEVAYTKVACKLLDCQTASCRDYPNRKQHVPDCIQLTPELLDTIHWLPPSCAYRRLHEGKNLPRWHYLNTGSRQSILKAKKSAAGRCISEEDIQDNDIEDYIVRWVR, from the coding sequence ATGTCCAACGAATTACGACCAGAGTTTTGGAAGCATTATGCTCTAACTGAGCTAAGCCCAGCAGAGTGGGAAGCGTTATGTGATGGTTGTGGTCTATGTTGTCTGGTGAAACTTGAAGATGAAGAAAGTCAAGAAGTCGCCTATACCAAAGTGGCCTGTAAACTGCTGGACTGTCAAACAGCCAGTTGTCGAGATTATCCGAATCGTAAGCAGCATGTGCCCGACTGTATCCAGCTTACGCCAGAACTTTTAGACACAATTCATTGGTTACCTCCGAGCTGTGCTTACCGCCGTCTGCATGAAGGTAAAAATTTACCCAGATGGCACTATCTGAACACGGGCTCACGTCAAAGTATTCTGAAAGCGAAAAAGTCTGCGGCAGGACGTTGTATTTCTGAAGAAGATATTCAGGATAACGACATCGAAGACTATATTGTGCGTTGGGTTCGCTAG
- a CDS encoding replication-associated recombination protein A, translated as MSDSNIPLPERLRPRDLSEIIGQDHLLGEQAPLRQMIDQGHLPSIIFWGPPGVGKTTIALLLAQAIDRPFVSLSALNTGVKELREIIADGGDLMPPVVFIDEIHRFNKSQQDALLNAVEKGKITLIGATTENPSFEVNSALLSRCQVYTLNALDADAIQTLLLQAIKNDKFLKERYIQIEEFEALVQFAAGDARKALNLIELIAGTFEPDVENIVTNAMVVKVAQQNIARYDKSGEQHYDLVSAFIKSIRGSDPDATLYWMARMLKGGEDPVFIARRMLIAASEDIGNSNPNALLLAGECFRSVQAVGMPECRIILGQCAVYLATSAKSNSTYLAINKALDLAEKTANLPVPLHLRNAPTKLMKEQGYGVDYLYPHNYPEHFVMQEYLPPELKGTKLYESARNKREVEGERLQQRRWQQEQQQQ; from the coding sequence ATGTCCGATAGCAATATTCCACTGCCTGAACGTTTACGCCCGCGTGATTTATCTGAAATTATTGGGCAGGATCACTTATTGGGTGAGCAGGCACCGCTCCGCCAAATGATTGATCAAGGGCATTTGCCATCGATCATTTTTTGGGGGCCGCCAGGTGTGGGTAAAACCACGATTGCATTATTGTTGGCGCAAGCGATCGATCGACCTTTTGTCAGCTTATCCGCACTGAATACGGGGGTTAAAGAACTCCGTGAGATCATTGCCGATGGCGGAGATTTAATGCCACCTGTGGTGTTTATTGACGAAATTCATCGTTTTAACAAATCACAGCAAGATGCCTTACTCAATGCTGTGGAGAAAGGCAAAATTACCCTCATTGGTGCTACTACCGAGAATCCTTCTTTTGAAGTCAACAGTGCCTTGTTGTCGCGTTGTCAGGTCTATACTTTAAATGCGCTCGATGCCGATGCGATTCAAACTTTATTACTGCAAGCGATTAAGAACGACAAGTTTTTAAAAGAGCGTTATATTCAGATTGAGGAATTTGAAGCACTGGTGCAGTTTGCCGCAGGTGATGCCCGTAAAGCCTTGAATTTAATTGAACTCATTGCGGGCACCTTCGAACCTGACGTTGAAAATATCGTGACCAATGCAATGGTGGTCAAAGTTGCACAGCAAAATATCGCCCGTTATGACAAGTCGGGTGAGCAGCATTATGATTTGGTGTCGGCTTTTATTAAGTCGATTCGGGGAAGTGATCCCGATGCTACCCTGTATTGGATGGCACGTATGCTCAAAGGCGGAGAAGATCCCGTTTTTATTGCCCGTCGGATGTTGATTGCAGCCTCTGAGGACATTGGCAACTCAAACCCCAATGCACTTCTGCTGGCTGGAGAATGCTTCCGTTCTGTTCAAGCGGTGGGCATGCCAGAGTGCCGAATTATTCTTGGGCAGTGTGCAGTGTATTTGGCGACCAGTGCCAAAAGTAACAGTACTTATCTTGCGATTAACAAAGCGTTGGATTTGGCCGAAAAAACAGCAAATTTACCTGTGCCGCTACATTTAAGAAATGCGCCGACCAAGTTAATGAAAGAGCAGGGTTATGGCGTCGACTACTTGTATCCGCACAACTATCCAGAGCATTTTGTGATGCAAGAGTATTTACCCCCTGAGCTCAAAGGAACCAAATTGTATGAGTCGGCACGCAATAAGCGTGAGGTTGAGGGTGAGCGGTTACAGCAGCGCCGTTGGCAACAAGAACAGCAACAACAGTAG
- a CDS encoding LysE family translocator — protein sequence MNASLLVSYLLFCVVMTCTPGPNNALVMLSGARFGISKTLPLVLGIAFGVAVQLFAIGIGLNQIFLTLPQLQFILGFIGFMYILWLAWKIASSGPLNIELEQKPSMSFLQGALFQWANPKAWIISISTVSTYFALNPPVSDIFYAALILMGVSIPCVGVWAIGGLFLRQYLMKPRFAWSFNITMAIALLAAVLPAALKLMNMYI from the coding sequence ATGAATGCATCACTGCTTGTCTCTTATCTATTGTTCTGTGTCGTGATGACCTGCACACCTGGACCCAATAATGCACTGGTTATGCTGTCTGGTGCACGATTTGGTATCAGTAAAACCCTACCTCTGGTTTTAGGCATTGCCTTTGGTGTGGCTGTGCAACTCTTCGCCATCGGCATCGGATTGAACCAAATTTTCCTTACTCTGCCTCAGCTTCAATTTATTTTAGGTTTTATTGGTTTTATGTATATTCTTTGGCTTGCATGGAAAATTGCATCTAGTGGGCCACTCAACATCGAATTAGAGCAGAAACCATCCATGAGCTTTCTGCAAGGTGCGTTATTTCAGTGGGCCAATCCCAAAGCATGGATCATCTCTATCAGCACAGTCTCGACTTATTTTGCTTTAAATCCTCCTGTCAGCGACATCTTTTATGCTGCCCTGATTTTAATGGGGGTATCCATTCCATGTGTAGGGGTTTGGGCAATCGGTGGCCTTTTCTTACGCCAATATTTGATGAAACCGCGCTTTGCCTGGAGCTTTAATATCACAATGGCAATTGCCTTATTAGCCGCGGTGTTACCTGCCGCATTGAAACTGATGAATATGTACATCTGA
- a CDS encoding Lrp/AsnC family transcriptional regulator, with protein MIEFDRLDRKILCELERDAHLTNIKLAERVGLSPSACLRRVQELERMGVIRGYKAVIDRSLLGVGLTVYVTIGLSCHSKESLSQFEDVISAADEVTECHTITGSVEYLLRIEVADIKSYKKFHTDVLGTIPAISSITSFLVMDTTKNRYTNL; from the coding sequence ATGATTGAATTTGACCGCTTAGACCGAAAAATATTGTGTGAGCTTGAACGCGATGCACATTTAACCAATATTAAACTGGCAGAACGTGTAGGGTTGTCGCCTTCGGCCTGTTTACGACGCGTGCAAGAGTTGGAAAGAATGGGTGTGATTCGAGGCTATAAAGCGGTGATCGACCGTTCGCTTTTGGGGGTTGGTTTAACGGTTTATGTGACTATCGGGCTGTCTTGCCACTCAAAAGAGAGCTTGAGTCAATTTGAGGATGTGATTTCTGCTGCGGATGAAGTGACAGAGTGCCATACCATTACAGGTTCGGTTGAGTATTTGCTTAGGATTGAAGTGGCAGACATTAAGTCTTATAAAAAGTTTCATACTGATGTTTTGGGAACGATTCCAGCCATTAGCTCGATCACCAGCTTTTTAGTGATGGATACCACTAAAAATCGGTATACCAATCTATAA
- a CDS encoding ABC transporter ATP-binding protein yields the protein MENSAKLVIRDLCKSFGDHEVLKGVSLEAHAGDVISIIGSSGSGKSTFLRCINFLEQPSQGSIQLNGEQLETSLDKNGNLKVTNPKQLQKMRTQLMMVFQHFNLWSHMTVLENIVEGPIHVLGLKRSEAEERARKYLRKVGLAESVEKKYPSFLSGGQQQRVAIARALAMEPEVMLFDEPTSALDPELVGEVLKVMQSLAEEGRTMIVVTHEMGFARHVSNHVIFLDQGKIEEQGDPKEVLIYPKSERLKQFLEGNFK from the coding sequence ATGGAAAATTCAGCAAAACTGGTGATTCGAGATCTTTGTAAAAGTTTTGGCGATCATGAAGTTTTAAAAGGGGTTTCCCTAGAGGCACATGCAGGTGATGTAATTAGTATAATTGGTTCCTCGGGTTCAGGTAAAAGTACCTTTCTTCGCTGTATCAATTTTCTAGAGCAACCGAGCCAGGGCAGCATTCAACTTAATGGCGAACAGTTAGAGACTAGCTTGGATAAAAATGGCAATCTCAAAGTCACAAATCCCAAACAACTGCAAAAAATGCGCACCCAACTGATGATGGTCTTTCAACATTTTAATTTATGGTCGCATATGACGGTATTAGAAAACATCGTTGAAGGGCCCATTCATGTCTTGGGGCTAAAGCGGAGTGAGGCGGAAGAGCGTGCACGAAAATATTTAAGAAAAGTTGGGCTTGCAGAAAGTGTCGAAAAGAAATATCCATCTTTTTTGTCAGGAGGGCAACAGCAACGCGTCGCGATTGCCCGTGCCTTGGCGATGGAGCCGGAAGTGATGTTGTTTGATGAGCCGACCAGTGCTCTAGATCCTGAACTAGTGGGGGAGGTGTTGAAAGTGATGCAAAGTTTGGCCGAAGAAGGCCGAACCATGATTGTGGTGACTCATGAAATGGGCTTCGCACGCCACGTGTCCAATCATGTCATTTTCTTAGATCAAGGCAAAATTGAAGAACAAGGTGATCCAAAAGAAGTTTTGATTTACCCGAAAAGTGAACGCCTAAAACAGTTTTTAGAGGGTAACTTTAAATAA
- a CDS encoding ABC transporter permease, giving the protein MIEIIQQYWQSYLWTDGFQMTGVAMTAWLLALSIAIGFVLAVPLSIARVSEHACVRGPVWFFTYIFRGTPLYVQLLIIYTGIYSLEFVHAHERLDEFFREGLNCTILAFALNTAAYTTEIFAGAIRSIPYGEIEAAKAFGMSPWKRYTRIIIPSMLRRALPFYGNEVILMLHATTIAFTATVPDILKIARDVNAATYATFDAFGIAAVLYACLAFILIWIFRKLEQRWLAFLKPSNH; this is encoded by the coding sequence ATGATTGAGATTATTCAACAATATTGGCAGTCCTATTTGTGGACCGATGGTTTTCAAATGACTGGGGTCGCCATGACCGCGTGGCTACTGGCCTTATCAATTGCGATTGGTTTTGTTCTGGCTGTGCCTTTGTCAATTGCTCGAGTTTCTGAGCATGCTTGTGTACGTGGACCTGTTTGGTTTTTTACTTATATTTTCCGTGGTACTCCCTTATATGTACAGCTACTGATTATTTATACTGGGATTTATAGCCTTGAATTTGTCCATGCCCATGAACGGCTCGATGAGTTCTTTAGAGAAGGGCTTAATTGCACCATTTTAGCGTTTGCACTCAATACAGCAGCTTATACCACTGAAATTTTTGCAGGGGCAATACGTTCGATTCCCTACGGCGAAATTGAGGCAGCAAAAGCCTTTGGGATGTCGCCTTGGAAACGCTATACCCGCATTATTATTCCGTCGATGCTACGTCGAGCACTGCCGTTTTATGGCAATGAAGTCATTTTGATGCTGCATGCAACCACCATTGCCTTCACTGCAACTGTACCTGATATTTTAAAAATTGCACGGGATGTCAATGCTGCCACTTATGCCACGTTCGATGCCTTTGGCATTGCTGCCGTGCTGTATGCCTGTCTGGCATTTATCCTTATTTGGATCTTTCGTAAATTGGAACAACGCTGGTTGGCGTTTTTAAAACCATCGAATCATTAG
- a CDS encoding ABC transporter permease, with protein sequence MFLSGYGPVLLSGTWMTIQLALLSLVLSIIIGLFGASAKLSRIQILRHVATLYTTLIRSVPDLVIMLLLFYSLQLGLNSITESIHMEQIDINPFVAGVITLAFIYGAYFTETFRGAFQAVPKGQLEAAYAYGMTPFQVFRRVLFPQMMRFALPGIGNNWQVLIKATALVSLIGLTDIVKITQDAGRSSMQVFYFSIVAAVIYLAITTLSNLILMLLERRYSAGVKKGQL encoded by the coding sequence ATGTTTCTGTCTGGCTATGGTCCCGTATTACTCAGTGGCACTTGGATGACCATACAGCTTGCTTTGTTATCACTGGTACTTTCGATCATTATTGGATTGTTTGGGGCAAGCGCCAAACTCTCTCGTATTCAAATCTTACGTCATGTGGCAACCCTCTATACCACACTCATTCGTAGTGTTCCTGATCTGGTGATCATGTTGTTGTTGTTCTATAGCCTGCAACTTGGATTGAACTCGATTACCGAATCGATCCATATGGAACAAATTGACATCAATCCCTTTGTGGCAGGGGTGATTACTTTAGCTTTTATTTATGGGGCTTATTTTACAGAAACCTTTCGTGGCGCATTTCAAGCTGTCCCTAAAGGTCAACTTGAAGCTGCATATGCCTATGGCATGACCCCATTTCAAGTCTTCAGGCGTGTCCTCTTTCCACAAATGATGCGTTTTGCCTTACCAGGGATTGGCAATAACTGGCAAGTCCTTATTAAAGCCACCGCCTTGGTGTCCTTAATTGGTTTGACCGACATCGTCAAAATTACCCAAGATGCAGGTCGAAGCAGCATGCAAGTGTTCTATTTCAGTATTGTTGCAGCCGTCATTTATCTGGCCATCACCACCCTTTCGAATTTGATTCTCATGTTGCTGGAACGTCGTTATTCTGCTGGTGTGAAGAAGGGACAACTATGA
- a CDS encoding ABC transporter substrate-binding protein — MKNWQKKLLLSTTFVLTALSGSVQAKEWKTIRFGTESAYAPFEYKTPDNKLVGFDIDLGNAICAKLKAKCVWVENSFDGMIPALKAKKFDGILSSMTVTTDRAKQIAFSNKIYNTPTRMVAKKGSPLLPTPTSLKGKRVGVQQGTIQEGYAKAYWAPKGVNVVPYPNQDVLYQDMVSGRLDATLQDAIMVDAGFLKSAKGKGFAFAGNNVVDAKTLGVGAAIGLRKEDADLKKNIDKALAEIIADGTYKKLEKKYFSFSIY, encoded by the coding sequence ATGAAAAACTGGCAAAAAAAATTACTCCTTTCGACCACATTCGTACTCACTGCGTTGAGCGGTTCTGTTCAAGCCAAAGAATGGAAAACTATTCGTTTTGGTACAGAATCCGCATACGCTCCTTTTGAATATAAAACCCCTGACAATAAGCTGGTCGGTTTTGACATCGACCTGGGCAATGCCATTTGTGCCAAATTAAAAGCCAAATGTGTCTGGGTAGAAAACTCCTTTGATGGGATGATTCCTGCACTCAAAGCGAAGAAATTCGACGGCATCCTGTCTTCAATGACAGTCACTACGGATCGCGCAAAACAAATCGCATTTAGTAATAAAATTTACAACACGCCTACCCGCATGGTCGCGAAGAAAGGTTCTCCTTTACTCCCTACACCAACCTCTTTAAAAGGCAAACGCGTGGGTGTACAGCAAGGCACCATTCAAGAAGGCTACGCAAAAGCTTATTGGGCACCTAAAGGTGTCAATGTGGTTCCTTATCCAAACCAAGACGTGCTTTACCAAGACATGGTTTCTGGGCGTCTAGATGCAACTTTACAAGATGCGATTATGGTCGATGCAGGTTTCCTAAAATCGGCGAAAGGAAAAGGCTTTGCTTTTGCAGGCAATAATGTGGTCGATGCCAAAACACTCGGTGTGGGGGCTGCAATCGGCTTGCGTAAAGAAGATGCTGATCTGAAAAAGAATATTGATAAAGCGTTAGCTGAAATTATTGCCGACGGTACCTATAAGAAACTCGAGAAAAAATACTTCTCCTTCAGCATTTATTAA
- a CDS encoding YrbL family protein, producing MIYQLDELQCIGQGCSKMVFQHPEDENKIIKVMNPNRVDEDGGWKGHGKLKRRMSQGVYRQFRRELLQYLQLCKNHYKNNIFSFPVEMPYGFVKTSVGLGFVTEKIVCPSGEGMTLFELCKSRQFEEKHAKALDNFFELCCDLHIIFGEVNIAGIMYTEQRNNKPEFVLVDGMGEKLFIPIRAMSKRINAHNVRKTERKIRAQMQQMLNLKDELLPLS from the coding sequence ATGATTTATCAATTAGATGAACTGCAATGTATCGGACAAGGCTGTTCAAAAATGGTGTTTCAGCATCCTGAGGATGAAAACAAAATCATCAAAGTCATGAATCCAAATCGAGTGGATGAAGATGGTGGCTGGAAAGGACATGGCAAACTTAAACGTAGAATGTCGCAAGGCGTTTATCGCCAATTCCGCCGTGAATTATTGCAATATCTACAGCTATGTAAAAATCATTATAAAAATAACATCTTTAGCTTTCCTGTCGAAATGCCTTATGGTTTTGTGAAAACTTCTGTAGGCTTGGGTTTTGTGACTGAGAAAATTGTCTGTCCAAGTGGTGAAGGTATGACTTTATTTGAGTTGTGCAAATCACGTCAATTTGAGGAAAAACACGCCAAAGCTTTAGATAACTTTTTTGAGCTTTGCTGCGACTTACATATTATCTTCGGTGAAGTAAACATCGCAGGGATTATGTATACAGAGCAGCGAAATAATAAGCCCGAATTTGTCTTGGTCGATGGTATGGGTGAAAAATTATTTATTCCAATCCGAGCTATGAGCAAAAGAATTAATGCACATAATGTACGAAAAACTGAGCGAAAAATTCGTGCCCAAATGCAGCAAATGCTGAACTTAAAAGATGAGCTTCTTCCTCTAAGCTAA
- the purC gene encoding phosphoribosylaminoimidazolesuccinocarboxamide synthase, producing MLKQTLLYTGKAKSVYETDSADHLILVFRDDASAFNGEKIEQLDRKGKVNNRFNAFIMDKLAAAGIETHFEKLLSPTEVLVKKLSMIPVECVIRNYAAGSLCRRLGVEEGKELTPPTFELFFKDDALGDPMVNESQAIALGWATAEQLEQMKVLTYQVNEVLKNLFDQGGMLLVDFKLEFGVFHDRIVLGDEFSPDGCRLWDKETKKKLDKDRFRQGLGGVVEAYEEVAARLGIDLSDI from the coding sequence ATGTTAAAACAAACCTTGCTCTATACTGGTAAAGCAAAATCTGTCTATGAAACAGACAGTGCAGACCACCTGATTTTAGTCTTTCGTGATGATGCTTCGGCATTCAATGGTGAAAAGATCGAACAACTAGATCGTAAAGGTAAGGTGAACAACCGTTTTAACGCCTTTATCATGGATAAATTGGCTGCAGCTGGCATTGAGACTCACTTTGAAAAACTTCTTTCTCCAACAGAAGTTCTAGTGAAAAAACTCAGCATGATCCCTGTTGAATGTGTAATTCGTAATTATGCAGCAGGTTCCTTATGCCGTCGCTTAGGTGTAGAAGAAGGCAAGGAATTAACTCCGCCTACTTTCGAATTATTTTTCAAAGATGATGCGCTTGGTGACCCAATGGTCAATGAGTCTCAAGCAATTGCTTTAGGTTGGGCAACTGCTGAGCAGCTTGAGCAAATGAAAGTCCTCACTTACCAAGTAAACGAAGTGCTTAAAAACTTATTTGACCAAGGTGGCATGCTACTTGTGGACTTCAAACTTGAGTTTGGTGTATTCCACGACCGTATTGTTCTTGGTGATGAGTTCTCTCCAGACGGCTGTCGTCTATGGGACAAAGAAACTAAGAAAAAACTCGACAAAGACCGTTTCCGTCAAGGTTTAGGCGGTGTGGTTGAAGCTTACGAAGAAGTTGCTGCACGTTTAGGTATCGACCTTTCTGATATCTAA
- a CDS encoding lipoprotein-34 precursor (NlpB) codes for MQLRLGLTLALSVVSLAGCSSLAVNNGSLDYKETATLEPLKYPEGSMVRPATPLYPAPTVEALAREHAPILENKRGNRFAMPRPQAAQVMSNAESTETVDTTMSHPQLIIDGNKNPLLKIEGNSATIWQYTLATLSSLNHQLVGQSKNGYEATIKIDQQVYVLRLTAVGSSNNLAVFNADNSFAAPEKATELLTQIYQNWPA; via the coding sequence ATGCAGTTACGTTTAGGTCTTACTCTCGCACTTTCAGTCGTCAGTTTAGCGGGTTGTAGTTCCCTTGCAGTCAATAACGGTAGTTTGGACTATAAAGAAACCGCAACCTTAGAACCTCTTAAGTACCCTGAAGGCTCTATGGTTCGACCTGCAACGCCGTTGTATCCAGCTCCAACGGTTGAAGCGCTCGCTCGTGAACATGCACCTATACTTGAAAACAAGCGCGGAAACCGTTTTGCAATGCCGCGCCCTCAAGCTGCTCAAGTCATGTCCAATGCAGAATCAACAGAAACAGTTGATACAACTATGAGCCACCCTCAATTGATTATTGACGGAAATAAGAATCCACTGCTCAAAATTGAGGGAAATTCTGCTACAATTTGGCAATATACGCTTGCCACCCTCAGCAGCCTCAACCATCAACTCGTTGGTCAAAGCAAAAATGGTTATGAAGCAACCATTAAAATCGATCAACAGGTCTATGTGTTAAGACTGACCGCGGTTGGCAGCAGCAACAACCTCGCTGTGTTCAATGCCGATAACAGTTTTGCAGCGCCTGAAAAAGCCACAGAATTGTTAACCCAGATTTACCAAAATTGGCCAGCCTAG